A stretch of the Theileria equi strain WA chromosome 1, complete sequence genome encodes the following:
- a CDS encoding pyruvate kinase, putative (encoded by transcript BEWA_018620A): protein MNISFLLSILWFQRFHCYNKAKTASKALRFPHKRLNPPGICAFRDYYGSSIAFMTRSTKQPERKYREENTNYKVRNVKNNIFAAKAPFDKEHAVSFFSSVLSASYKTFEPCETPEGHLMTFAKQVATLGPATSNKDSIKSVLDAGVDVFRLNFSHGTRMSKLRTAMTVRQLEIETSNGTESETDGFIVNHKSLLGDIQGPKLRIGRFMPNLDAPGKNLLNKDSEFVHLKSGDHFKFDVHDIAGNRSRVQFNYPDILKQIKIGDKILLDDGNIVMKVVANNPQEPSITTVVQNDCILSSRKGFSVPNVVLPVDFLGPKDVRDVIFCLAIGVDFLGVSFIQNKSDILFLINILNDFYGSKYFELLHNRLNEIDTTTIGSDIEDEEVEKILDNYYNESFLPKKNLFKTLVPKENRSKIGIIPKIEKQAALDDIHNILRLSDGLMVARGDLGIETELANLPIIQKRLVQLCRLVYHKPCIVATQMLETMRSSLTPTRAEVSDVANAIFDGADAVMLSAESATGYYPAETVRMQRRILFHTEQDPYFPTYQMIKEMLLGKDIIDNIKIKRPYLHEQVNDLLKIDLEHLDKWNIDNEDIHNSYKTINDIISRDKIDSIFIHSEDELDLVQWISSQRHLIPIFLLTSDSRLSRQSQLIWGVKSHFLPQDYDIDEVSQDLLKNLNNNMNTALLLDTKDNNLVSSKIIKI, encoded by the coding sequence ATGAATATCTCCTTTTTACTTTCAATTCTTTGGTTTCAAAGGTTTCACTGTTACAATAAGGCTAAAACGGCATCAAAAGCATTGAGATTTCCACACAAGCGATTAAATCCCCCGGGCATTTGTGCCTTTAGGGATTATTATGGATCTTCCATAGCTTTTATGACTAGATCGACAAAACAGCCAGAGAGAAAGTATCGTGAAGAAAACACCAACTACAAAGTGCGTAATGTTAAGAATAATATTTTTGCTGCGAAAGCACCATTTGATAAGGAGCACGCCGTATCGTTTTTTTCAAGTGTTTTGAGCGCTTCATACAAAACTTTTGAGCCATGTGAAACTCCAGAGGGACATCTAATGACATTTGCTAAACAAGTAGCAACTCTGGGTCCTGCCACTAGTAATAAAGATTCAATAAAGTCGGTATTAGACGCTGGTGTTGATGTATTTAGACTAAATTTTTCGCATGGAACACGTATGTCTAAACTAAGAACTGCTATGACAGTAAGACAACTAGAAATAGAGACATCAAATGGCACTGAATCTGAGACCGATGGCTTTATAGTGAATCATAAATCTCTATTAGGTGATATTCAGGGGCCAAAATTGCGTATAGGTAGATTTATGCCAAATTTGGATGCACCCGGGAAGAATCTACTTAATAAGGATTCTGAGTTTGTTCATTTAAAGTCTGGTGACcattttaaatttgatgTGCATGATATAGCTGGAAATAGAAGTAGAGTTCAATTTAATTACCCGGATATACTAAAACAAATAAAGATCGGTGACAAAATACTTTTGGACGATGGAAACATTGTGATGAAAGTTGTAGCTAACAATCCACAGGAGCCATCTATAACAACAGTAGTACAAAATGATTGTATATTATCAAGTAGGAAAGGGTTTTCTGTACCAAACGTAGTATTACCCGTGGATTTTTTGGGACCCAAAGATGTAAGAGATGTAATATTCTGTTTGGCTATAGGAGTTGATTTTTTGGGAGTTAGCTTTATCCAAAATAAATCTgatattttatttttgatTAACATATTGAACGACTTTTACGGTTCCAAGTATTTTGAACTGTTGCACAATAGGTTAAATGAAATAGATACCACTACAATTGGATCTGATATTGAGGATGAAGAGGTAGAGAAAATTTTAGATAACTATTATAACGAGTCATTTTTGCCAAAGAAAAAtctttttaaaacattGGTTCCAAAAGAGAATAGATCGAAAATTGGTATAATACCTAAAATTGAAAAACAAGCAGCATTGGATGACATACACAACATATTACGACTATCAGATGGATTAATGGTCGCAAGAGGTGATTTAGGTATAGAAACAGAACTTGCCAATCTTCCAATTATACAAAAACGTCTTGTGCAATTGTGTCGTCTGGTTTACCACAAACCATGCATTGTAGCTACACAAATGTTGGAAACAATGAGATCATCATTAACTCCAACTAGAGCAGAAGTTTCTGATGTGGCCAACGCTATTTTTGACGGTGCAGATGCTGTTATGTTATCTGCAGAATCAGCTACAGGTTATTATCCTGCAGAAACAGTTAGAATGCAAAGACGCATTTTGTTCCATACTGAGCAAGATCCATATTTCCCTACGTATCAGATGATTAAAGAAATGTTACTAGGGAAAGATATAATCGACAATATCAAAATTAAACGGCCATATTTACATGAACAGGTGAATGATTTACTTAAAATAGATTTAGAGCATTTGgataaatggaatataGACAATGAGGATATCCATAATTCATATAAAACGATAAATGACATTATTTCCAGGGATAAAATTGACTCTATATTCATTCATAGTGAAGATGAACTAGACCTTGTACAATGGATTTCCAGTCAGAGACATTTAATCCCTATTTTCCTTCTGACGAGCGATTCACGCTTGTCAAGACAATCGCAACTTATTTGGGGTGTAAAATCGCATTTCCTTCCTCAGGATTATGACATAGATGAAGTTAGCCAAGATTTACTTAAAAACCTTAATAATAATATGAACACTGCGTTGTTATTAGATACCAAAGATAACAATCTCGTATCTTCTAAAATTATTAAGATATAA
- a CDS encoding hypothetical protein (encoded by transcript BEWA_018630A) produces MPSIIETTLHSLEEISKKNVKRNSAVLASKFSLLYSFRNRILSPHVIHIAKHVIRNNLQLQETPRLLLSHLIPKVIDQKGLSILDSSILSYAYATVGENHSSKKILVNNFDICTLDITSNYECFSLLRALSTLLSIEKHDKIEDEFSNTMKDIAKGVMEFIWKRIQEFNSKFVDNSNNYTVICELLAEYIFTSMLLEQTNIKELLNHTMLNNSSILSKIKISPLMMPEKKKQIMAEIQNSSYTEILTNLRGMYFLKLANFDFTEYLFNRLCNTSESSTSMCRSEAQLFLNHTLDLIEKELKFGQETKTRYLNSLFDRLLAIKRTHSLEKSHRSVVKWNYPRLI; encoded by the exons ATGCCAAGTATTATTGAAACAACGCTACATTCCCTAGAAGAGATTTCCAAAAAAAACGTAAAGAGAAATTCTGCAGTTTTGGCCTCAAAGTTTTCTCTTTTATATTCGTTTAGAAACAGAATATTAAGTCCACATGTAATACACATTGCTAAACATGTGATTAGAAACAACCTACAACTACAAGAGACACCAAGGTTGTTGTTATCTCATTTAATACCAAAAGTAATTGATCAAAAAGGACTTTCAATACTAGATTCATCAATTTTATCCTATGCATATGCAACAGTCGGAGAGAATCATTCATCAAAAAAAATTCTGGTAAATAATTTTGACATTTGTACCTTGGATATAACTTCAAACTATGAATGTTTCTCCCTCCTTAGAGCGCTTTCTACTTTATTGAGTATAGAAAAGCATGATAAAATTGAAGATGAATTTTCCAATACGATGAAAGATATTGCTAAGGGTGTTATGGAATTTATATGGAAACGTATACAAGAATTCAACTCCAAATTTGTAGATAATAGTAATAACTATACTGTAATTTGTGAATTGTTGGCAGAATATATTTTCACTTCAATGTTACTGGAACaaacaaatataaaagaACTACTTAATCACACTATGCTAAATAATTCTTCTATTCTCTctaaaataaaaatttcaCCACTGATGATGCCagaaaagaaaaaacaAATAATGGCagaaatccaaaattcAAGCTATACAGAAATTTTGACAAACCTAAGGGGAAtgtattttttaaaattagCTAATTTTGACTTCACTGAATATTTATTTAATCGGTTATGTAATACTTCAG AATCATCAACCAGTATGTGTAGATCCGAAGCTCAGCTTTTTCTTAATCACACACTGGACCTAATTGAAAAGGAATTGAAATTCGGCCaggaaacaaaaacaagaTATTTAAACTCATTGTTTGATCGTCTCTTGGCTATTAAACGtactcattctttggaaaaatcGCATCGCTCAGTTGTCAAATGGAACTATCCACGGTTGATATAA
- a CDS encoding hypothetical protein (encoded by transcript BEWA_018640A), with protein MHFRISTFCAKNNLCSKSDAKKYIKHGMLKVNDKIIDKDILLPSDFNSNRIEFIKRVIDIQNNKISLLLHKPEGYSSIYTNQSHKWSKNLLIPENRSDEDVKSNFQPSKLKNLIPIIPLETSVSGLLIYSQNKSLTSLLSDVDEEYHVIFRDILTDKKLFVLNDEIYLDGVLISPFTVKPISNHSAFISLKGSSNKLRRACLLAGLEVKTLKRVRISNVKLGLLLPGKWKLIRNYEIS; from the exons atgcATTTTAGAATAAGCACATTTTGTGCCAAGAATAATTTGTGCTCGAAATCCGATGCCAAGAAATACATTAAACAT GGTATGTTAAAAGTTAATGATAAGATTATAGACAAGGATATTCTACTACCTAGTGATTTTAATTCTAATAGGATTGAATTTATCAAGAGAGTCATAGATATACAGAATAATAAAATCTCTTTATTATTGCACAAACCGGAAGGCTATTCATCTATTTATACTAATCAG TCTCATAAATGGTCTAAAAATTTATTGATACCAGAAAACCGctctgatgaagatgtaaaaaGTAATTTTCAACCATCCAAACTGAAGAATTTGATACCAATAATTCCTCTAGAAACTTCTGTCAGTGGATTACTCATATATTCGCAG AATAAAAGTTTGACATCACTATTATCGGATgtggatgaagaatatcATGTTATTTTTAGAGATATTCTAACTGATAAAAAAttgtttgttttaaatgatgaGATTTATTTGGATGGAGTCTTGATTTCACCATTCACAGTGAAACCAATAAGTAACCATTCCGCTTTCATCTCACTAAAAGGTTCATCAAACAAGTTACGAAGAGCATGTTTATTAGCCGGTTTAGAAGTTAAAACATTGAAAAGGGTACGAATTTCTAATGTTAAACTCGGTTTGTTGCTACCGGGTAAATGGAAGCTTATACGTAATTATGAAATATCATGA
- a CDS encoding hypothetical protein (encoded by transcript BEWA_018650A) codes for MYLSFALLSSKKHGWRFEKLRAKFKKWVRINHPPQNRSPVIKLDDSDHSKLLYITNGRISPMKQDEFLKYGQTYIKKDNGIHTPSLAFSKGGSHILLEVFTMDEIEQIEKIVPEIRKAFDECESKITKMVCTDHKAIDYGMIKE; via the coding sequence ATGTATTTATCATTTGCATTAttatcctccaaaaaacaCGGATGGAGATTCGAAAAGCTTCGTGCTAAGTTTAAAAAATGGGTGAGAATTAATCATCCTCCTCAAAATAGATCACCTGTTATAAAGTTAGACGACAGTGATCATAGCAAGCTATTATATATAACCAATGGTCGAATCTCACCCATGAAACAAGATGAATTTCTTAAATATGGACAAACATATATCAAAAAGGACAACGGAATACACACACCATCTTTAGCATTTTCAAAGGGAGGATCCCATATTTTACTGGAGGTTTTCACaatggatgaaattgaACAAATTGAGAAAATTGTCCCTGAAATAAGAAAGGCATTCGACGAATGCGAATCTAAGATTACAAAGATGGTTTGTACGGATCATAAAGCCATTGACTATGGCATGATTAAAGAGTAA
- a CDS encoding hypothetical protein (encoded by transcript BEWA_018660A), translating to MPTHTSTYKTNRNEITVNSLFLSLIREECWFKKVGRPRPSIKRPIEEINPAELSIFKRSRNTENSIKTSDSPHGKGTVYKGLSSQLKLYHDFQWSKTSEYFWPARIGDYSPLSPDGEPLERQSKIGLDFWRWNRETAPLGYVPPLCTCKRTNDCISTLATYGNGFFSTGEYSVCDNDICRGLLYIPYSLLEIPLNRVISNGSEFATNVKVPDSTDIYCGNMKHTLILCTKHKEHEEACLTAIRESDVTPPIIYDVVKGHFLPYFKRYIPSSRFNTPTMAVEPIDSDVSDSEDYGIGQLFAVKQDYNSLSILKYDLTTKKTAPLDTNLRLRWKNTSGDDSDGCEESASLPDCNILSEENYIIYELIESFSSERRPLSFSLRSENNANMTHISNDGYEIGNINNILSDHYSDTEAAADNFETLDKRRLETLCILSTLDNFYT from the coding sequence ATGCCTACACATACATCAACATATAAAACTAATAGAAATGAAATCACTGTAAATTCTTTGTTTTTATCTCTAATAAGGGAAGAATGTTGGTTCAAAAAAGTCGGACGGCCGAGACCGTCTATTAAACGACCCATTGAAGAAATTAATCCTGCAGAACTATCAATATTTAAACGTTCAAGGAATACTGAAAACTCCATTAAAACATCGGATTCTCCACATGGAAAGGGAACGGTGTACAAAGGATTAAGCAGTCAACTTAAACTATACCATGATTTCCAATGGAGCAAAACATCGGAATATTTTTGGCCTGCAAGAATAGGGGATTATTCTCCATTGAGTCCAGACGGAGAGCCTTTGGAACGGCAGAGTAAAATAGGATTGGATTTTTGGCGTTGGAACAGAGAAACAGCGCCCCTAGGTTATGTACCACCCTTGTGTACGTGTAAACGCACAAATGACTGTATTTCTACCCTTGCTACATATGGAAATGGATTTTTCTCCACCGGTGAATACTCGGTCTGTGATAACGATATTTGTAGAGGACTTTTGTACATACCATATAGTCTCCTGGAAATTCCACTCAACAGAGTTATAAGCAATGGTAGTGAATTTGCTACAAATGTCAAAGTACCAGATTCTACTGATATTTATTGCGGCAATATGAAACACACACTCATTTTATGTACAAAGCATAAAGAGCATGAAGAAGCATGTCTAACGGCTATAAGAGAGAGTGACGTAACACCACCTATCATTTACGATGTGGTAAAAGGCCATTTTTTGCCGTACTTCAAAAGATATATACCAAGCTCCAGGTTTAATACGCCTACTATGGCAGTTGAACCTATAGATTCGGATGTTTCTGATTCAGAAGATTATGGAATAGGTCAACTATTTGCAGTGAAGCAGGACTATAATAGTTTATCAATTTTAAAGTATGATTTGACAACTAAAAAAACGGCTCCATTAGATACTAATTTGCGACTTCGCTGGAAAAATACGTCTGGTGACGATTCAGATGGTTGCGAAGAAAGTGCCAGCCTCCCAGATTGCAATATTTTATCTGAAGAAAATTATATAATATATGAACTTATAGAATCTTTTTCATCCGAGAGAAGGCCGTTATCATTTTCTCTTAGATCAGAGAATAATGCAAATATGACTCATATATCTAATGATGGATACGAAATCGGGAACATAAATAACATTCTATCAGACCATTACAGTGATACAGAAGCTGCAGCAGATAATTTTGAGACATTAGATAAAAGAAGATTAGAAACATTGTGCATATTAAGTACACTTGATAATTTTTACACTTAA
- a CDS encoding protein kinase domain containing protein (encoded by transcript BEWA_018670A) — protein MASKQEEISNYSVVRRIGAGRFGEVFQVRHKKTGDLYCWKVVAYKGLSEKEKEQLVMEVNVMRQLKHPNIVRYVDRIIDKKKQLLYILMEYCDAGDLAENMRQCHKHYQIVNEQVIFDIALQLIFALAYCHNCKLGSKDGKVLHRDLKPQNIFLSTNYKDTLKKSYTFKIGDFGLCRHIGTCSFAHSCVGTPYYWCPELLLSNNKNYDDKMDMWALGCVLYELSAGKTPFHYTTTLAELTQEMRQGVPLPLSYRSDKLNSLLYALLQKDPNNRASAMQCLGYSFWKKPTMELFLNTLNYNDKLKMCQNIDFKEEKIDDETPQNIDISHKIKRPTSRSLTLITPNNKRTNDWYTLLLNAGKEATKHEDVPKSQNVRTNRYVETTKIPRNNILICKNEIIKRDNRNCTHCIDGTLNNYDINENEITRWKHGSEPTRVKGLKSTMRNVTYISRRNTDGNVNRKPMKYDNIITNELSKQYMQRQRTLVSVNNIQDYGISSKRYDRSEIDGQGSTPVNSFLDNALNTRDEQSSFEARFTKADHSDTSDDSITTKLEDYDSLYLGNCNKRTIKGFDLNVRNFI, from the exons ATGGCAAGTAAACAGGAAGAAATATCAAACTATAGCGTTGTAAGACGTATAGGTGCTGGTAGATTCGGGGAAGTATTTCAAGTTAGACACAAG AAAACCGGGGATTTATACTGCTGGAAGGTTGTAGCATATAAGGGCCTCAGcgaaaaggaaaaggaacaGCTTGTAATGGAAGTCAATGTGATGCGACAACTAAAACATCCTAATATTGTCAGATACGTCGATAGAATCATCGATAAAAAAAAACAATTACTTTATATCTTAATGGAATATTGTGATGCAGGTGATCTGGCTGAAAATATGCGTCAATGTCATAAACACTACCAAATTGTCAACGAGCAAGTCATATTTGATATCGCTTTGCAACTGATATTTGCTCTGGCCTATTGTCATAATTGCAAATTAG GTTCAAAGGATGGGAAGGTACTGCACAGAGACCTGAAACCTCAAAATATCTTTTTGTCTACAAACTATAAAGATACTCTCAAAAAAAGTTATACATTTAAGATTGGCGATTTTGGTCTTTGTAGACACATAGGCACATGCTCTTTTGCACATTCATGTGTAGGAACACCTTACTATTGGTGTCCAGAACTGTTGTTATCAAACAACAAAAATtatgatgataaaatgGATATGTGGGCTTTAGGTTGTGTTTTATATGAATTATCCGCAGGTAAAACACCTTTCCATTATACTACAACTCTGGCTGAATTGACACAGGAAATGAGACAAGGTGTCCCCCTTCCACTATCTTATAGGAGCGATAAACTCAATTCATTATTATATGCTCTTTTACAAAAGGATCCAAATAATAGGGCAAGTGCTATGCAATGTTTAGGTTATtcattttggaaaaaacCTACTATGGAACTCTTTCTGAACACTCTAAACTATAATGACAAACTCAAAATGTGTCAAAATattgattttaaagaagaaaaaattgatgatgaaaCGCCACAAAATATTGATATATCGCATAAAATAAAACGACCTACGTCTCGTTCACTCACTCTAATAACTCCCAACAACAAGCGTACAAATGATTGGTACACTCTTCTACTGAATGCAGGAAAAGAAGCAACAAAACATGAAGATGTGCCAAAATCACAAAATGTTAGAACAAATCGCTATGTAGAAACAACAAAAATTCCAAGGAATAACATTCTTATCTGCAAAAATGAAATTATTAAACGTGATAATAGAAATTGTACTCATTGTATTGATGGAACCTTGAATAATtatgatataaatgaaaatgaaataaCAAGATGGAAGCACGGATCAGAACCCACGAGGGTAAAGGGTTTAAAATCTACAATGAGAAACGTAACATATATATCCAGAAGAAACACTGATGGAAATGTCAATAGAAAGCCAATGAAATACGATAATATTATTACAAATGAACTCTCAAAACAGTATATGCAAAGGCAAAGAACCCTGGTGTCTGTAAACAACATCCAAGACTATGGTATATCGTCAAAAAGGTACGATAGAAGTGAAATTGATGGTCAAGGATCGACACCGGTAAATAGCTTCTTGGATAATGCGTTGAACACTAGGGATGAACAGTCTAGTTTTGAAGCAAGATTCACAAAAGCAGATCATAGTGATACATCAGATGACAGTATAACAACAAAACTCGAGGATTATGATTCACTTTATCTCGGAAATTGTAATAAAAGAACCATAAAAGGATTTGATTTAAATGTTAGAAATTTTATCTAA
- a CDS encoding cysteine protease, putative (encoded by transcript BEWA_018680A) — translation MEEIEVVKHDPVERTDTEATLCDDIKIQKNARRATILAFCKRYSALIIASVSSVLFIITFVAIALSSGSATITKNKAILVEAFKNIPFVNHVTIEGCEEEDYPLLIAEVMHYTAIQFDADEEAATYVEFNSFNEKYNKKHTSWKHKKQCFINFRGNVSSINEHNAREDKTFTKEMNHMGDLSAKEFLDRYTKKVEIQFPEVPANHAWNNVRPMALDLRKRDFMTPVKDQGEFGCSWAYSATAIAESYHKYNRNIDISLSEKQLIDGVKESGSTPVNNPFLGYKYIKDLGLVESSTYETDVEITDAPRYTIGSYSYTFNPDLVSLLFNSGPLTIAVSVSEDWQFYKSGTINKCGAELNHFVTLVGVGFDRESNYWIIKNSFGAEWGDDGYIKLLRGNPEEADDCGVASFAMYSV, via the coding sequence atggaagaaattGAAGTGGTTAAGCATGATCCAGTAGAACGTACTGACACGGAGGCTACCCTTTGTGATGACATCAAAATCCAAAAAAACGCACGCCGTGCAACTATCCTTGCATTTTGCAAGAGATATAGCGCCCTCATCATTGCCTCTGTATCATCTGTTCTTTTCATAATTACGTTCGTTGCTATTGCACTTTCATCTGGCAGTGCTACGATTACCAAAAATAAGGCTATTTTGGTCGAGGCTTTCAAGAACATCCCGTTCGTTAACCATGTTACCATCGAGGGTTGCGAGGAGGAAGACTACCCCCTATTGATTGCAGAAGTTATGCATTATACTGCTATTCAGTTTGATGCCGATGAAGAAGCTGCTACCTATGTTGAATTCAATAGCTTCAACGAGAAATATAACAAGAAACATACTTCATGGAAACACAAGAAGCAGTGCTTCATTAACTTCAGGGGTAATGTAAGTTCTATCAACGAACATAATGCCAGGGAGGATAAGACCTTTACCAAGGAAATGAATCATATGGGTGATTTGTCTGCTAAGGAATTTCTGGATAGGTACACCAAGAAGGTTGAAATTCAATTCCCCGAGGTACCAGCTAATCACGCCTGGAATAATGTTAGGCCGATGGCGCTTGACTTGAGAAAGCGTGATTTCATGACCCCTGTTAAGGATCAAGGTGAATTTGGTTGTTCATGGGCCTATTCTGCTACTGCCATTGCTGAGTCATATCACAAGTATAACCGTAATATTGACATATCCTTGAGTGAGAAACAGCTAATTGATGGTGTTAAGGAATCTGGTTCAACCCCTGTAAACAATCCATTCTTGGGATACAAGTACATTAAGGATTTAGGACTTGTCGAGTCTTCCACCTATGAGACCGACGTTGAAATCACTGATGCTCCAAGATACACTATTGGATCATACTCTTACACATTCAATCCTGATCTCGTAAGTCTTCTCTTCAACTCTGGTCCGCTCACAATTGCAGTTTCTGTCAGTGAGGATTGGCAGTTCTACAAAAGCGGTACCATTAACAAGTGCGGTGCCGAATTGAACCACTTTGTGACATTGGTTGGTGTTGGATTTGATCGTGAATCTAACTATTGGATTATTAAGAACTCATTCGGTGCTGAGTGGGGTGATGATGGTTATATCAAACTCCTTAGGGGAAATCCGGAAGAAGCTGATGATTGCGGCGTAGCTTCGTTTGCCATGTACAGCGTATAA